Genomic DNA from Hymenobacter jejuensis:
TGGAGAGCTACGACAACATCAACAACGTCGGCTACCGCTTTGCGCTCGAAACCATTGTGGGCACCACACTCAAGCGCCGCCTCACTGCCGATGCCATCAGTTGGGACTCGACGAAGCACGCGTGGCGCCTCACGCCGCAGCTGATTCGCACTTTTAACGGGCAGCAGGAACACCTGCAAACCGTGCCAGCCCGCGACACAACGCTCAATCTTTACCCCAAGGATTTCGCCAGCAAATACCGCCTCGCCGAAACCCTCACGCTGCCGGAGCTGAATGCGTTCATCAAGCAGAAAATTGACCGGGGCGCCGACGACACGCAAACATACCTGAGCGAGAAATACGAACGCTACGCGTATCCCTTTGCTATTCTGATACTTACCATTATTGGCGTAATTCTGAGTGCCCGCAAGTCGCGAGCGGGCGTCGGCGGGCAGATTGCGCTGGGATTTGTGCTGGCCTTCGTGTTCATCATTTTCGTAATCCTAAGCCGCAACTTGGCGGCGGTGGGCACGCTTTCGCCCATGTTGGCGGCCTGGGTACCGAGCATTGTGTTTACCATAATCGGGCTCGCGCTGTATCGTTTCGTACCGCAATAAGCATCGGCATACCACTATTTACCAATCCACTGACAATCAGTTTATTATGCTCAAGGATTATCTCCGGCTCCACTTTATCGTCTTGTTGTGGGGTTTCACGGCCATCTTGGGCAAGCTGATTTCGGTGCCGCCGGTGGAGTTGGTATTTTGGCGCACGCTGATTGCATCGGCGGGGCTAGCCTTGTTGTTGATGTTGCGCCGGCAAACCTGGCGCGTCAGGCCGTTGGCGGCCCTACGGCTGCTAGGCGTCGGGGCGCTGGTAGCCGTGCACTGGATCACGTTTTTTCTGGCGGCTCGCCTGTCTTCGGTGAGCGTGTGCTTGGCCGGCATGGCTACGCTGGCTTTGTGGACGTCGCTGCTGGAACCATTAATTATGTGGCGGCCGGTGCGGCCGTACGAGGTAATTCTAGGCTTGCTGACAATGATAGGTCTGTACCTAGTTTCGCAGGCAGAATTCGATCAGCTGCTGGGGTTGGGCGTCGCCGTGTTTTCGGCTGGTTTGTCGGCTTTGTTTAGCGTATTCAACGCTAAGCTGGTGAAAGAGCACCCGCCGTTGCGCCTCACGTTTTATGAGATGCTGGGCGCGTGCTTGTCTATTTTGCTGTTTTTTCCGCTGTACAGCCGCTATTTCACCCAAAATGCGGGCCTGCATCTGGCCCTAAAACCCTGGGATTACGTGTGGCTCTTGCTCTTGGCAGGCGTCTGCACGGTGTATGCTTTCTCGTCGTCGGTGGAGCTGATGAAGCGACTCTCCGCGTTCGTTATCAACCTGACTGTCAACCTAGAACCCGTATACGGCATCCTGCTGGCGGTGCTGATGTATTGGCTGCATGTGCCCGGCTTCCGCGAAGAGCAGATGTCGACGGGCTTTTACCTAGGCACGTTGGTGATCTTGTTTAGCGTGCTGATTCACCCCGTTCTCGACCAGTGGAATCAGCGCCGGGCCCGTCGCTTACAGCAACCCATCCCAGACGAGATAATCGTCGGGAATCCGTAAAACGGGAGGCACTTGCTGCTTCGGAAAAAAGCCATAAACCGCAGACCCTGAGCCCGATAAGCATGCATAGGCTGCTCCAGCAGTATATAAGGCTTGTTTCAGCTCGCCCAACACCGGATAAAAAGGCGTCAGGGCATCTTCAAAGTCATTACCAACAGTTTCGCGCCATGTTTCCATAGGCTGCGCGATGCTTTGCCGCAAATCGTGGCGGGGCGTGCGCGGCACGACGCGCGAATACGCTTCGCCGGTGCTGATGTGCAGATTAGGATAGATGACTTTGCACGCGACGCCGGTCAGATCGAGGGCAATTGGCTCGAACACATCGCCCTTTTCGTGCGCAAAAACAGGTTTGTTCCGAATAAAAAAAGCGCAGTCGCTACCCAAACGCCGAGCATAATTCTCGAGTACCTCAGGCAAACAATTCAGGTTGAATAGCTCGTTTAAAGCGCGCAAAGCAAAGGAAGCATCGCCCGAACCACCACCCAACCCCGCCCCGATGGGCACGACCTTTTGCAGATGCATTTGCACCGGCGGCAAGTCAAAGTCAGCCTTTAGCAACTCGTAGGCACGCCAGCACAAATTGGTCTCTACTTCACCCGGAATAGGTATACCACTGATTGTTAATGCATTAGCTTCAGCAGGCAAAATTTCCAGCGCATCCGTCCAAGGCAGCGGCACAAACACCGATTCGAGGTTGCGGAAGCCATCGGCGCGCTGGCTGGTGATGTAGAGCCCTAGGTTGAGTTTGGCGTTGGGGAAGACAAGCATGATCGGGAGGTAGCGTACGCAGCAGAATTCCAGCGGCAGAATTCGTCGCGCCGGCGCCGCAAGCTACTGCGTAGGCGCCATAAAAAGGGTATTTTTGGCCTTGCATGAAGCCTGATTGCTTCGGCATTTTCGTATGTCTGACCTGATTGGCTTGGATTGGTACCGACGTTGGGGCAAGCGTTTGCTTGACTTGGGGTTGGCCGCGCCGCTTGTGCTGCTGACGTTGCCGTTGCTGCTGCCAGCGGCGGTGGCACTGGCATTCCAAAACCGAGGGCGGGTGTTATTTCGGCAGCTTCGCCCCGGCTGGCACGGTCGGTTGTTCAGGCTTTACAAACTCCAAACCATGACCAACGCTCGGGATGCCCAAGGCCATCTGCTTCCCGACGCGGACCGCCTGCCGCCGCTAGGACGTTGGCTGCGAACCACTTCCATCGACGAGTTACCCCAGCTCTGGAACGTATTGCGGGGTGATATCAGTTTAGTTGGGCCACGACCATTGCTTCCGCAATACTTGCCGCTGTATTCGCCGCAACAGGCCCGCCGCCATCAGGTTCGGCCGGGCATTACGGGTTGGGCGCAAGTCAACGGACGAAACGCGATCTCCTGGGAAAAGAAATTTGAATACGATGTGTGGTACGCTGATAACCTGTCGTTGAAATTAGACCTTCGCATCTTGTTACTCACTGTTCAACGGGTGGTAAGCGCCCGAAATATTACGGCTCCGGGTCAGGCTACTACTGAGGCCTTTACGGGTACATTCGTCGCCCCTGAGCCTCCGCAACATGACTAAGCCGCTAAAACCGCTGGTTATTTTTGGTGCCGGCGGGCTGGGCCGCGAAATTTTGCTGCTCGCTCGTCAAATTAACGAGGTCACGCCCACCTGGCTGCTCACTGGTTTTTACGACGACGCAAGTCCTGCCAGCGCCTTCATCCACGGCGTACCATACCGCGGCACCGCAGCCGACCTCAATGCTACCAAGGAACCCTTGCAAGTCATTGTGGCTGTGGGCAATAGCCAAGCTCGGGCCGCAGTGGTCAGCAGGCTCACCTCGCCCCTTTTGCAGTTCGCAACGCTGATTCATCCTTCTGTTGCCTGTCAGCAATACCAGCACATCAGCGTGGGCGAAGGCTCCATTATCACCCAAAGCTGCATCCTGACCACCGATATCCGGGTGGGCAGGCACGTTTTGCTAAATCTGGGCTGCACCATCGGCCACGACGCGGTTCTGGAAGATTTTTGTTCGTTAATGCCCCACGCCAATGTCGGCGGCGAAGCCCATTTGGGCGTGGGCGTGTATCTGGGCACCAATGCCACTGTCATCAACCAAGTGCGCGTAGGTGCCCGCACCATTGTAGGCGCCGGCGCCGTTGCCGTGCGCGACTTGCCCGCCGACTGCACTGCCGTTGGAGTGCCTGCCACCGTTATCAAAACTCATGCGTAGCCGAGACCACGACCGCATCTATCTTTCCCCACCTCATCTTGGTCGCCACGAGCTCAACTACGTTCATAAAGCCTTCGAGGACAACTGGATAGCTCCTACAGGACCCAACATTACGGGTTTCGAGCAGGATGTGTGTCAGTACACCGGCGCAGCTTACGCAGTGGCGTTAGCCTCCGGTACGGCGGCCATTCATCTGGGCCTGATCTTATTAGGTGTCGAGCCCGGTGATGATGTGTTGTGCTCTTCGTTCACGTTCGTAGCTACGGCCAATCCCATTGTATATCAGGGTGCTACGCCTGTATTTGTTGATAGCGAGCCAAATACGTGGAATATGTGCCCAGTGCGGCTGCGTGAGGCCATCGAGGACCGGATCCGAGTAGGCAAAAAGCCTAAAGCACTTATACTGGTGCATTTATATGGCACACCGGCGCAATTGCATGAGCTGTTGAACATTGCGGCGGAGTTTGAGATTCCGGTTCTGGAAGATGCCGCGGAAGCTCTGGGCTCACACTACGCGGACAGGCCGCTAGGCACTTTCGGGGCGGTGGGCGTTTTCTCGTTCAATGGCAACAAAATCCTGACTACCAGCAGTGGCGGCATGTTAGTTACCAATCGCCAAGACTGGGCGCAGCAAGCGCTCTTCCTGGCGACGCAGGCCAAGGACCAAGCACCTTATTATCAACACTCTACTACTGGGTACAATTATCGCCTCAGCAATATTTTAGCAGGTATTGGGCGGGGCCAGATGGAATTGCTGGAGGATCGGGTAAAAAAGCGAAGGGAAATTTATGCGTGGTATAAAGAAAAACTCCGTGAGGTATCAGCCATTAGCTTCGGCCCTCACGAGCCGGTTGGCAGCCGCTCCAACCGGTGGCTTACAACCATCCTGCTCGACGCTAACCAAACCTCAGCTACGCCGGAGCAGGTGCGGCAACACCTAGAAAGCCGCAACATCGAAGCCCGGCCGCTCTGGAAACCCTTGCATCAACAACCCCTTTTTGCGTCCTCCCCCACATACGGAGGCGCAGTTTGCAACGACCTGTTTATGAGAGGATTATGCCTCCCTTCTGGATCAAGCATGACGGAGGACGATCTGCAAAGGGTGGTCGACGCCCTTCGCGAGGTGGTTCTTTAAGCAAGTGCTTGCTCCAAATCAGCAATCAATTCGTCCACTGGCTCTATGCCGGCCGATAGCCGGATCAGGCCGGTAGTAATGCCGAGCTGTTGTTGCTGCTCCGGCGTCAGGTAGCGGTGCGACGTGCCCAACGGATACGAGAGCGACGAATCTACCCCGGCCAGCGAAGGCGCAAACGGGAAACGTTGGCTACGGCGCATCAACTGGTTTACTTTTTCGGCTTCGTCGGCTATTTTGAAAGAAAGCATACCGCCAAACAAACCCTTCCCTTGCTCAGCGGCTAAAACATGCTGCGGGTGCGTTGGCAGCCCCGGATAGTACACAGCGGCCACCGACGGATGCTGGTTCAGAAACTCAGCGATGGCCATGGCATTGAGGCAATGCTGGCGAATGCGTAGGTGCAGCGTTTTGAGCCCCCGCACTGCCAGCCAGCTCTCCATCGGGCTCAGCGTCAGGCCATAATGCATACCGATCTCCTTGAGGCGAACCGCTACGTCAGGGTCGGCAGCTACTACGGCCCCCGCCGTCACGTCGCTGTGGCCGGCAATATATTTGGTAACGCTGTGCAAGGTAATATCCGCCCCTAATGCCAAAGGTCGCGTCAGGATGGGAGACGCGAATGTATTGTCCACGATAAGCTTCAGCCCGTAGCGATGGCATTCTTCGGCCAGTTGACGTAGATCGGCAACGCGTAGCAGCGGATTACTGATGGTTTCGGCTAACAGAACGCGCGTGGTAGGCTTTACAAATTCCGCGAGCGAGTACAGCGCGTCGAATGGCACATACGTCACCGTGATGTTCATTCGGCTCAGTTCCGCGTTCAGCAACGACGAAGACCCACCATAGATATCGGCTGCGCACAGCACATGGTCGCCGGCTTGGCAGTAAGCCAGCAGGGCCGCGAAGATGGCAGCCATCCCAGAGCCGGTGGCAATACCACCCGCGCCTGCTTCCAGCTTCGTTACGGCATTCGCCAACTCATCGGAATTCGGATTGCCATTACGAGAGTACATGTACCGACTCTCGGGGCTTTCGAAATAGCTTTCCAGTTCGTGGAGATCCTCAAACTTGAAAACGGAAGTCTGGTATATGGGCGTGATTTTGGGATGGATTTCCATGTAACGTAAGCTTTAGCCAGCAGTAGCGGTGCGTTGTAGAGATATTTCCGACAAGCACGAAAGCCAGTGCAAGCTAAAGCTTACAGCCCAATTCAAAACAAAAAAGCCCTTCCCGATGGGAAAGGCTTTTCATAAAAAGCAGTTCTGGCTTAAGCAACAATGGCCTCAGCCAGTACAATCACGTTATTGCGAAGAACTTCTACTACGCCGCCTTCAATGCGAAAGGCTTCACGGCCGGTAGCGCTGGTCACGGTGACTTCGCCGTGTTTCAGGGTGCTAATCAGGGGCGCGTGGTTGTTAAGAACCTCGAACTGTCCGTCGCTTCCGGGAAACACGACGGCTGTTACTTCGCCTTCGAATACTTTCCGGTCTGGCGTGATGATTTCTAAATGCATAAGTGGAATCGTTAAACCAACTACTGCATAACTATTTGACAATCAAATAGTTATGCAGTAGTTGGTTTCGCCTTTAACAATTACTTGGCTTCTGCGATCAGACGCTCGCCTTTGGCTACAGCATCTTCGATGCTACCTACCAAGTTGAACGCCGCCTCGGGCAGGTGGTCGTACTTGCCTTCGATGATCTCGTTGAAGCCGCGGATCGTGTCCTTAATGTCAACCAATACGCCAGCTAGGCCAGTAAATTGCTCAGCTACATGGAACGGCTGCGAAAGGAAACGCTGCACACGACGAGCGCGCGATACAACCAGCTTATCTTCTTCCGACAATTCGTCCATGCCCAAGATGGCGATAATGTCCTGCAGTTCTTTGTAGCGCTGTAGAATCTCTTTCACGCGCTGGGCGGTGTTGTAGTGCTCGTCACCGATCAAGTCGGCAGACAGAATGCGCGACGTCGAGTCGAGCGGGTCTACCGCAGGGTAGATACCGAGCTCGGCGATCTTACGCGACAATACCGTGGTGGCATCCAAGTGAGCAAACGTCGTTGACGGAGCTGGGTCAGTCAAGTCATCAGCAGGCACATAAACAGCTTGTACCGAAGTGATTGAGCCACGCTTTGTTGACGTGATGCGCTCTTGCATGGCACCCATTTCGGTAGCCAGCGTAGGCTGGTATCCTACGGCCGAAGGCATCCGGCCCAAGAGAGCCGATACTTCCGAACCCGCCTGCGTAAAGCGGAATATGTTGTCGATGAAGAACAGAATGTCGCGACCAGCGCCGGTGCCGTCGCCATCGCGGAAGTTTTCCGCTACGGTCAGGCCCGAGAGGGCTACGCGAGCACGGGCTCCGGGTGGCTCGTTCATCTGGCCAAACACGAGGGTTGCCTGCGATTTAGCCAGTTCGGTTTCGTCTACTTTCGAGAGATCCCAACCGCCTTGCTCCATCGAATGCTTGAACTCTTCACCGTACTTGATGATGTCCGATTCGATGAATTCGCGCAGCAGGTCATTGCCTTCGCGGGTACGTTCGCCCACGCCAGCAAACACCGACAGACCTGCATAGGCCTTGGCGATGTTGTTAACCAACTCCATGATTAGTACGGTTTTACCTACACCGGCGCCACCGAACAAACCAATTTTACCACCCTTTACATAAGGGGCGAGCAGGTCGATAACTTTGATACCTGTGTAAAGAATCTCCGACGAAGTAGCCAGATCTTCAAACGGGGGAGCCTGACGGTGAATCGACAGACCACCATCGCTTTTGGGCTGTGGAATGCCGTCGATGGCGTGGCCAATCACGTTGAACAGGCGGCCTTTGATGCCTTCGCCGGTGGGCATGGTGATGGGCGAGCCCAAGTCACGAACTACAGCCCCTCGGGTCAAGCCCTCGGTTGAGTCCATGGCAATGGTGCGCACCCGATCTTCGCCGAGGTGTTGCTGGCATTCCAGGATGACCACTTGGCCGTTGTCTTTCGTGACTTCGAGCGCGTCGAGGATGTTGGGAAGTTTGGTGCCTTCACCCGCGAAGCTCACGTCCACGACGGGACCGATGACCTGGGTGATTTTTCCGGTATTCGCCATTGCGTATCTTTATAATGAGTGGGGCAAGGGTTTCAGGCCGCAAAACTACGGCTAAAATGCCGCTTTGCCAAAGCCGAATTATCGGAAAGTTTGGCAAAGCATGAAGTGCTGAAAATCAGGGATTCAGCCCCGCAAAAACCCCATCCGTGCACAATAGGTGCGGTGGAAGCGGAAAAAATTTTTGCTGCAAAATTTGCCTTGAATTAAACCCGTCGTACATTTGCACACCCAAACGGCACAGCTGATGGGTATTTTGTCCGATGGTGTAACTGGCAACACGCTTGATTTTGATTCAAGAAAGTCCAGGTTCGAGCCCTGGTCGGACAACTGGTTAAGTAACGCGAAAGGCGCTGGATCTTCCTCGAAAAGGAAGTCCGGCGCCTTTCGCTTTTTGGTTTGGCCTACTCCTTCGCTAAATTGGGTTTCCGCGATTTTCCCGGAGCCGCTCAATTCCTCTTTGCAGTCCTCATCCTTTACTTCCCTTACCATGGCTCCACAGGTTAAAATTTTTGCCGGCAATTCTAATCCCGAACTGTCGGCTCGGATTGCCGACGCATTCGGAACCCCCCTCGGTGACCTGAGCATTCAGCGCTTCGCCGATACGGAATTAGGCCCTAGCTTCAACGAAAGCGTGCGTGGTTGTGCGGTGTTTCTGATTCAGAGCACCTTTCCGCCTGCCGAAAACCTCATGGAACTGATGCTGATGGTAGACGCGGCCAAGCGCGCCTCGGCCGAATCGGTGAATATCGTGATGCCGTATTACGGCTACGCCCGTCAGGACCGCAAAGACAAGCCGCGCGTCAGCATCGGGGCCAAGGTAGTAGCCGATTTTATACAAAGTGTTGGCACTGACCGGCTTATGACCTGCGACCTGCACGCTGGCCAGATTCAGGGCTTCTTTGACATTCCGGTTGACCACTTAGATGGTGCCGCGATGTTCGTGCCGTATATCAAGTCGCTGAACTTGGAAAACCTCATCTTCGCATCGCCCGACGTGGGCGGCGTGGTGCGTACGCGGGCTTTCGCCAAGCGCTTCGGCGCCGAGATCGTGGTATGTGACAAGACGCGTTTGCGGGCTAATGAGATCGCTTCCATGCAGGTGATCGGCGATGTAACGGGCCAGGACGTGGTATTAGTAGATGACATTGTGGACACGGCCGGCACCATCTGCAAAGCGGCTGATTTGCTCATGGAGCGCGGCGCCAAATCGGTACGTGCTGTCATTACACACGCTATTCTGAGTGGCCCCGCGCACGACCGCATCCGGGCTTCGGCGCTTCAGGAGCTGGTGGTGTCCGATACAATTCCGTTGCGGCAGCAGAATGATAAAATCCGGGTCATTTCCCTAGCGGACCTCTTTGCCCGGGCCATCCGCAATGTGGTGACGCACGAGTCCATCAGTTCGCTGTTCATTTAGGAGTACCGTTTCGGCCTCGTTACTAGGCAGAATCGATCTGACCTTCCGAATATAAAACAAACCGCTTATCTTTGCGGCCCGATTTGCCCTGATGGTCAGGGCAACGGAATATTCAAACACACTTTTTATGAAAAGCTTAGAGGTTGTAGGGTTTAAAAGAGCGAATCTCGGCAAGAAAGATGCAAAGCAGTTACGTCTTGATTCTTATGTACCGTGCGTATTGTACGGTGGCAAAGAGCAAGTTCACTTTTCGGCTCCTGCTATTCTCTTCCGCGAACTGCTGTACACGCCCGAAGTTCACATCGTGGACCTGAACGTAGAAGGCACGATGTACCGCGCCATTGTACAGGATGCCCAGTTCCACCCCGTAAACGAAATGCTGCTGCACGTTGACTTCCTCGAGCTGGAAGGCGGCAAAGAAGTCAAGATGGACATCCCCGTGAAGTTCATTGGTGTTTCGCCCGGCGTACAGCAAGGTGGCAAACTGGTGTCGAAGTTGCGTAAGCTGAAAGTAAAGGCTACGCCCGAGAACCTGCCCGACTTCGTAGAAGTTAACATCTCGGATCTCGAACTAGGCAAGTCGATCAAGGTAAACAAGGTGCAGCCTACCAACTACACCATCCTGACCAACCCCTTGGCTCCTATCGCTACCGTAACCATCCCACGTGCGCTGAAAGGCCAGATGGCTGCCGAGAAATAGCATCAATACTTTTGGGAGAAATTGGCCGCGTAATTTTGCAGCCGATTCGCCCAAACTCAAAAGGCCGCTCTTTCAGGGCGGCCTTTTTTGTGAAGCATACATTCGAGACGTTGTTTCTGTCCCGGAGCCCGTATCTCCCCATTAATTCGAAAAAGCAGTGATATGAAATTCCTTGTGATGGCTCTGGGAAATATCGGCCCTGAGTATGCCGATACGCGCCACAACATCGGCTTTATGGTTGCCGATTACCTGGCGGCCAAGCACGATGCGCGTTTCGAAATTGGACGCCATGCTTTTGTCACCGAAATTAAGTCGAAAGGCAAAAGCTTTACGCTGGTGAAGCCCACTACCTACATGAATCTGAGCGGCAAAGCCGCCGCACATTATTTAAGCGCCCTGAAAATTCCGGTGTCGCAAATGCTGGTGGTGACTGATGATTTGGCGCTGCCTTTTGGCAAATTACGGCTGAAAGGCAAAGGCTCGGCAGGTGGCCATAACGGCTTGAAACACATTCAGGAAACGCTCGGCACCGACGAATATGCCCGATTGCGCTTCGGCGTGGATGCAAATTTTCCGAAAGGCCGGCAGGTAGATTACGTGCTGGACCCTTTTTCGCCCGACGAACAAATCGAGTTGCCGTTGCGCATTGAAAAAGCCGCGGATGCTGTACTTACGTTCGGTGCGCTGGGCATAGAGCGGGCCATGAATGTGGTCAATGTAAAATAATTCTGGCTGCTGCATTGAAATTTATTCAACGCAGCAGCCAGAATTATTTATTTTATAACTAATTAATTATCAATCAGTTATAAAACAACACTACCATTGCGAGTTTGCTGCCCGGGCTGCATTAATGCCAACGAACCGTCGGCATTTTCGGCCAGCAGCAACATACCCTGCGATTCGATGCCTTTGATTTCGCGCGGAGCCAAATTGAGCAATACCATTACCTGCTGACCAACGAGTGCTTCGGGAATAAAGAATTCGGCGATGCCACTGACGATGGTGCGCTCATCCAGACCGGTATCGATGGTAAGCTTGAGCAGCTTTTTGGTTTTGGCTACTTTTTCGGCGGCAATAATTGTCCCGATGCGCAAATCCATGCGCGAGAAATCATCAAACGATACGTTTTCCTTAGCGGGCGTTACAGGCGCGCTGGCTAGTTGATTGGCCTTTTTTGTATCGAGCAATTTCTGCACCTGCGCTTCAACGGTCGCATCTTCGATTTTATCGAAAAGCAGGAAAGCCTCCCCCACTTGATGCCCGGCGGGCAGCGCATCGGGGTTGCCAGCGGCGTACCAAGCCGTTTTTTCAATTTGCAGCATGGCCTCCAGTTTGGCCGATGTAGCAGGCAAAAATGGCTCTACTAGCGTGGTAAGGCTGGCTGTGATTTGCAACGCAATATTGAGTATGGTCGCTACACGCGATTCATCGGTTTTGATGAGTTTCCACGGCTCAGTATCGGCCAGGTATTTATTGCCCAAACGCGCCAGATTCAGCAATTCGGCTAACGCATCGCGGAAGCGATAATTATCGATTAATTGCCCGATGCGCGTTGGAAATTCGCTGAGCTGCTGCAGCACTTCCTGATCGAAATCTGTCAGCTCATTGCGCGCCGGAATTTTGCCGCCGAAGTATTTGTGTGTGAGCACCACGGCGCGGTTTACGAAGTTGCCAAACGTAGCCAGCAATTCGTTGTTGTTCCGTGCTTGGAAATCTTTCCAGGTGAAATCGTTATCCTTGGTTTCGGGGGCGTTGGCGCACAATACGTAGCGCAATACATCGGCTTTACCCGGAAAATCCTGCAAATATTCGTGCAACCACACGGCCCAGTTGCGCGAAGTCGAAATCTTATCGCCTTCGAGGTTTAGAAATTCGTTGGCTGGCACATTATCGGGCAGAATATACTCGCCGTGCGCCTTGAGCATGGCCGGGAAAATAATGCAGTGAAAGACAATATTATCCTTTCCGATAAAATGCACCAGCTTGGTGCCACTGTCTTTCCAATAGGTTTCCCAAGTATCAGGCAATAAATCTTTGGTGGCGGAAATGTAGCCAATGGGCGCGTCAAACCAGACGTAGAGCACTTTCCCTTCGGCGCCCGGTACTGGCACGGGCACCCCCCAATCGAGGTCGCGCGTGACCGCCCGCGGATGCAAGCCTTGATCAATCCACGATTTGCACTGCCCGTAAACGTTGGCTTTCCAGTCGCCTTTGTGGCCTTCGATAATCCACTCGCGCAGCCACGGTTCGTACTGATCGAGCGGCA
This window encodes:
- the metG gene encoding methionine--tRNA ligase: MQSDPQRYTVTAALPYANGPVHIGHLAGVYLPADIYVRYLRAAGRDVKFICGSDEHGVPITIRAQKEGVTPQQVVDKYHALIRDSFVDFGVSFDIYSRTSSATHREVSSGFFLKLYNDGKFVEQTSQQYYDEKADQFLADRYIVGTCPNCGNENAYGDQCEKCGSSLSPTELINPRSMLSGNQPVLRDTKHWYLPLDQYEPWLREWIIEGHKGDWKANVYGQCKSWIDQGLHPRAVTRDLDWGVPVPVPGAEGKVLYVWFDAPIGYISATKDLLPDTWETYWKDSGTKLVHFIGKDNIVFHCIIFPAMLKAHGEYILPDNVPANEFLNLEGDKISTSRNWAVWLHEYLQDFPGKADVLRYVLCANAPETKDNDFTWKDFQARNNNELLATFGNFVNRAVVLTHKYFGGKIPARNELTDFDQEVLQQLSEFPTRIGQLIDNYRFRDALAELLNLARLGNKYLADTEPWKLIKTDESRVATILNIALQITASLTTLVEPFLPATSAKLEAMLQIEKTAWYAAGNPDALPAGHQVGEAFLLFDKIEDATVEAQVQKLLDTKKANQLASAPVTPAKENVSFDDFSRMDLRIGTIIAAEKVAKTKKLLKLTIDTGLDERTIVSGIAEFFIPEALVGQQVMVLLNLAPREIKGIESQGMLLLAENADGSLALMQPGQQTRNGSVVL
- the pth gene encoding aminoacyl-tRNA hydrolase is translated as MKFLVMALGNIGPEYADTRHNIGFMVADYLAAKHDARFEIGRHAFVTEIKSKGKSFTLVKPTTYMNLSGKAAAHYLSALKIPVSQMLVVTDDLALPFGKLRLKGKGSAGGHNGLKHIQETLGTDEYARLRFGVDANFPKGRQVDYVLDPFSPDEQIELPLRIEKAADAVLTFGALGIERAMNVVNVK
- a CDS encoding 50S ribosomal protein L25/general stress protein Ctc, which gives rise to MKSLEVVGFKRANLGKKDAKQLRLDSYVPCVLYGGKEQVHFSAPAILFRELLYTPEVHIVDLNVEGTMYRAIVQDAQFHPVNEMLLHVDFLELEGGKEVKMDIPVKFIGVSPGVQQGGKLVSKLRKLKVKATPENLPDFVEVNISDLELGKSIKVNKVQPTNYTILTNPLAPIATVTIPRALKGQMAAEK